A stretch of the Arthrobacter sp. PAMC 25486 genome encodes the following:
- a CDS encoding ABC transporter ATP-binding protein, whose protein sequence is MTDTSAGTDTGTSVFTPGTGLSIRDLSFAFPRTEELFNGLSLDFHPGELTILTGPSGRGKSTLLYLLGLMLKPSAGHVSVSGTNASAMNDAGRAALRASAYGFVFQDSALDPTRTVLDNVLETCLYRGETKKSRTPRAMELLEQFGVTERATHKPGQISGGQAQRIALCRALLHNPSIVLADEPTGNLDAESSGIVTTALHAHAQAGGVVIVATHDPAVVSLADRVVKL, encoded by the coding sequence ATGACCGACACAAGCGCCGGGACCGACACGGGCACTTCCGTTTTCACCCCCGGCACGGGGCTGTCCATCCGGGACCTCAGCTTCGCATTCCCGCGCACCGAGGAACTCTTCAACGGCCTGTCCCTGGACTTCCACCCGGGCGAGCTGACCATCCTGACCGGTCCCAGCGGCCGCGGCAAATCCACCCTGCTCTACTTACTGGGCCTCATGCTCAAACCCAGTGCGGGCCACGTTTCCGTGTCCGGCACCAATGCTTCTGCCATGAACGACGCCGGACGGGCCGCCTTGCGTGCCTCGGCCTACGGTTTCGTGTTCCAGGACTCCGCACTGGACCCCACCCGCACCGTGCTCGACAACGTGTTGGAGACCTGCCTGTACCGGGGCGAGACGAAGAAGTCCCGCACACCGCGGGCCATGGAACTGTTGGAACAGTTTGGGGTGACCGAACGTGCCACCCATAAGCCCGGGCAGATCTCCGGCGGGCAGGCCCAGCGGATCGCCCTGTGCCGGGCGCTGCTGCACAACCCCTCGATTGTGCTGGCGGACGAGCCCACGGGAAACCTCGACGCCGAATCCTCCGGGATCGTCACCACCGCCCTGCACGCCCACGCCCAAGCGGGAGGGGTGGTCATCGTCGCAACGCACGATCCCGCCGTCGTCAGTCTTGCGGACCGGGTGGTGAAACTATGA
- a CDS encoding ABC transporter permease, translating into MTATQGSALRGFRALARESFASMVAYKAASILSVIIVAGMCVIVLLTAGKSEGMRTALTESLDSAGARTLVFSSASGTPFDAQAIDALAGLGNVAELTAVGPANDVQAITYGTKLPVRSLYTDTPAELGLGTLPQEPTELSGSVLYLSEQAGKTIGAVDGTIAVETAAGTSYSAAVGLRVPDALAFLEPLAVVPRPLAEAGNATAVVVTASDAASVAALTKIVTGILVGDNPNDLRVSTSQQLADLAGLLSSQFGSFQKSMVAGAMALSAVLVAAIQAGLMMIKRKDYGRRRALGASRSLVMGLILGQAALVSTTGIILGTVGAVTFLAGTNSPVPGLGYLVAVGLLTLFTCLAASILPAIGAAWRDPIKELRVP; encoded by the coding sequence ATGACCGCCACCCAAGGCTCTGCGCTGCGGGGGTTCCGGGCGCTGGCGCGGGAGAGCTTCGCCTCCATGGTCGCGTACAAGGCCGCCTCAATCTTGTCCGTGATCATCGTGGCGGGCATGTGCGTGATCGTGCTGCTCACCGCAGGGAAGTCCGAGGGAATGCGGACCGCGCTGACGGAGTCGCTGGACTCGGCCGGGGCCCGCACCCTGGTGTTTTCCTCCGCCAGCGGCACCCCCTTTGACGCGCAGGCAATCGACGCCCTGGCCGGATTGGGCAACGTTGCCGAGCTCACCGCCGTCGGACCCGCCAACGACGTCCAGGCCATCACCTACGGCACCAAGCTTCCCGTCCGCTCCCTTTACACCGACACCCCGGCAGAACTCGGACTCGGCACGCTGCCGCAGGAACCCACCGAGCTGAGCGGCTCCGTGCTGTACTTGTCGGAACAAGCCGGGAAAACCATCGGCGCCGTGGACGGGACCATCGCCGTGGAAACCGCCGCCGGCACGTCCTACTCCGCCGCCGTGGGCCTGCGGGTCCCCGACGCCCTCGCCTTCCTGGAACCCCTCGCCGTGGTCCCCCGGCCCCTCGCCGAGGCCGGCAACGCCACTGCCGTGGTGGTCACGGCCTCCGACGCCGCGTCCGTGGCCGCGCTGACGAAAATCGTCACCGGCATCCTCGTCGGCGACAACCCCAACGACCTCCGCGTGAGCACCAGCCAACAGCTCGCCGACCTCGCGGGACTGCTCTCGAGCCAATTCGGCAGCTTCCAAAAATCCATGGTTGCCGGCGCCATGGCCCTCAGCGCCGTTTTGGTCGCCGCGATTCAAGCCGGGCTTATGATGATCAAGCGCAAGGACTACGGACGCCGCCGCGCGCTCGGCGCCTCACGCTCCTTGGTGATGGGCCTCATCCTGGGCCAGGCAGCGCTCGTCTCCACCACCGGAATTATCCTCGGTACCGTTGGAGCCGTCACCTTCCTGGCAGGCACAAACTCGCCGGTCCCCGGCCTGGGGTACCTGGTCGCCGTCGGGCTTCTCACCCTGTTCACCTGCCTGGCGGCCTCCATCCTCCCTGCGATCGGCGCCGCCTGGCGAGACCCCATCAAGGAACTCCGGGTCCCGTGA
- a CDS encoding universal stress protein has protein sequence MAGIIIVGVDGNSTSMKAARVAAELAKATGRTLRVVTAFGEDKTEKVAIGNDEWFLSTADEAERVAQRVAEELKISGVKTEYSSALGKPADVLLEEATKLKAELIVVGNVRMQGLARVLGSVANAVSHNAPCDVYIVKTDG, from the coding sequence ATGGCTGGAATCATCATTGTCGGCGTAGACGGCAACTCAACGTCCATGAAGGCTGCCCGCGTTGCCGCGGAACTAGCCAAGGCCACCGGGCGCACCCTGCGCGTCGTGACCGCGTTCGGCGAAGACAAGACCGAAAAGGTTGCCATCGGAAACGACGAGTGGTTCCTCTCAACAGCAGACGAGGCAGAGCGTGTTGCTCAGCGCGTCGCGGAAGAGCTGAAGATCAGCGGCGTCAAGACCGAGTACTCCTCGGCACTGGGCAAGCCCGCCGACGTCCTGCTCGAAGAAGCCACCAAGCTCAAGGCTGAACTGATCGTTGTTGGCAACGTCCGCATGCAGGGCCTGGCTCGCGTGCTGGGATCGGTTGCAAACGCTGTTTCACACAACGCCCCGTGCGACGTGTACATCGTGAAGACCGACGGCTAA
- a CDS encoding FAD-binding and (Fe-S)-binding domain-containing protein: MGRPEQTRTGALDRHANAHDASHFLLIPQAVAVPANAAEVGALMRISAARGLPLTLRSGGTSLSGQAVSGGLLVDVRKNFRAIDVLDGGARVRVQPGVTVRELNARLLRFGRKFGPDPASEAACTIGGVVANNSSGMACGTTDNAYRTLESLTLVLPSGTVIDTGAPDASARLRALEPELFKGLGELAERVRSNPVSRATVEAQFAMKNTMGYGLNSLLDFEDPVDILAHLVIGSEGTLGFVAEAVFRTVPRLAHATSGLLVFKNLEAANTALPALVDSGAATIELMDSLSLKVGQRLTQVPGVVRGLHVEQQAALLVEYQSGDPNELAGHHAQAVALAGTLGLDEPAEFSSDALVRAELWHLRKGLYTSVAGARPQGTTALLEDVVVPVPALARTCLELNTLFNKYSYANSVIFGHAKDGNIHFMLTDKFASKDELDRYSAFTEDMVDVVLGEGGSLKAEHGTGRVMAPFVRRQYGAELYAVMRRIKELCDPAGMLNPGVILDEDPVAHLRHIKAAPPEVDPEVDRCVSCGYCEPVCPSKNLTLTPRQRIVTLRDMEAARHDGNTALAEELAKDYDYAGVDTCAVDGMCQTACPVDINTGTLVKHLRTKAAGKIENGVWGTAAKHWGAVTQGAGLALGVAAKVPAAVVQPANKLGRKILGADTLPLYSSELPAGGAARRRPAPLEEPAAVYFPACVNVMFGPAEAGSAGVQASFEQLCAAAGVELLVPEGISDACCGTPWSSKGMAAGLAQMHERTLKLLREATRDGELDVICDASSCTEGLLHTIESEVLAVGQRPLRVVDAVEFTAEKLLPLLGGGWEKLESMALHPTCSSVRMGLNPALVQVAEAAADSVQVPDNWGCCGFAGDRGMLHPELTASATAAQAGDVAAMDAIVHASCNRTCELGMTRATGQDYRHVLEILADAVSAPVRVTGG, from the coding sequence ATGGGACGCCCGGAACAGACCCGCACGGGCGCCCTTGACCGCCATGCCAATGCCCACGATGCCTCGCACTTCCTGCTGATCCCGCAGGCCGTGGCCGTCCCCGCAAACGCCGCAGAAGTGGGCGCGCTCATGAGGATCAGCGCCGCCCGCGGACTGCCCCTGACCCTGCGCTCCGGCGGCACAAGCCTGAGCGGACAGGCCGTCAGCGGAGGACTGCTGGTGGATGTGCGCAAGAACTTCCGTGCCATTGACGTGCTCGACGGCGGGGCACGGGTCCGCGTGCAACCGGGGGTTACGGTGCGGGAGCTGAATGCGAGGCTGCTGCGCTTTGGCAGGAAGTTTGGACCCGACCCGGCCAGCGAAGCGGCATGCACGATTGGCGGCGTCGTGGCCAACAACTCCTCCGGCATGGCGTGCGGCACCACCGACAACGCCTACCGCACGCTGGAATCACTGACCCTGGTGCTGCCCAGCGGCACTGTCATCGACACCGGCGCCCCAGATGCCTCGGCACGCCTGCGCGCCCTGGAGCCCGAACTGTTCAAGGGCCTGGGTGAACTGGCCGAGAGGGTGCGCAGCAATCCGGTCTCCCGTGCCACCGTTGAGGCGCAGTTCGCCATGAAGAACACCATGGGCTACGGACTGAACTCGCTGCTGGACTTCGAGGACCCCGTGGACATCCTGGCCCACCTGGTCATCGGCAGCGAAGGCACGCTGGGGTTCGTGGCGGAGGCCGTGTTCCGGACGGTGCCGCGGCTGGCCCATGCCACATCCGGGCTGCTGGTGTTTAAAAATCTCGAAGCCGCCAACACGGCCCTGCCCGCCCTGGTGGATAGCGGCGCCGCAACCATTGAGCTCATGGACTCGCTCTCGCTCAAGGTGGGACAGCGGCTCACACAGGTGCCCGGCGTCGTGCGTGGATTGCATGTTGAGCAGCAGGCGGCGCTGCTGGTGGAATACCAAAGCGGTGACCCGAACGAACTGGCAGGGCACCACGCCCAGGCTGTGGCGCTTGCCGGAACGCTGGGGCTGGACGAGCCGGCCGAGTTCAGCTCGGATGCCTTGGTCCGGGCTGAGCTGTGGCACCTGCGCAAGGGCCTGTACACGTCGGTGGCCGGGGCGCGCCCGCAGGGCACCACCGCACTGTTGGAGGACGTGGTGGTTCCGGTGCCCGCACTGGCCCGGACCTGCCTGGAGTTGAACACCCTCTTTAATAAGTACAGTTATGCTAATTCCGTCATTTTTGGGCACGCCAAGGACGGCAATATCCACTTCATGCTCACCGACAAGTTCGCCAGCAAGGACGAGCTGGACCGCTACTCGGCCTTCACCGAGGACATGGTGGATGTGGTGCTCGGCGAAGGCGGCTCGCTCAAGGCCGAGCACGGCACTGGCCGTGTCATGGCACCATTTGTGCGCCGCCAGTACGGCGCTGAGCTGTACGCGGTGATGCGCCGCATTAAGGAGCTATGCGACCCCGCCGGCATGCTCAATCCGGGCGTCATTCTCGACGAGGATCCTGTAGCGCATCTGCGCCATATCAAGGCGGCGCCGCCGGAGGTCGACCCGGAAGTGGACCGCTGCGTCTCCTGCGGCTACTGCGAACCCGTGTGCCCCAGCAAGAACCTGACGCTGACCCCGCGCCAGCGCATTGTCACGCTGCGCGACATGGAGGCGGCCCGCCACGACGGCAACACGGCCCTGGCGGAGGAGCTCGCCAAGGACTACGACTACGCCGGCGTTGACACCTGCGCAGTGGATGGCATGTGCCAGACCGCCTGCCCCGTGGACATCAACACCGGCACATTGGTCAAACACCTGCGCACCAAGGCTGCCGGCAAGATTGAAAACGGCGTGTGGGGGACGGCCGCCAAGCATTGGGGCGCCGTCACCCAGGGGGCCGGGCTGGCACTGGGCGTCGCCGCGAAGGTGCCGGCCGCCGTCGTGCAGCCGGCAAACAAGCTGGGACGAAAGATCCTTGGTGCGGACACGCTGCCGCTGTACTCCTCCGAACTGCCTGCGGGAGGTGCGGCTCGACGGCGGCCCGCACCTTTGGAGGAGCCGGCGGCCGTGTATTTCCCCGCCTGCGTGAACGTGATGTTCGGGCCTGCGGAGGCCGGCTCGGCCGGTGTGCAGGCGAGTTTTGAGCAGCTGTGTGCGGCCGCCGGGGTGGAACTGCTGGTGCCGGAGGGCATTTCCGATGCCTGCTGCGGGACGCCGTGGTCGTCGAAGGGCATGGCCGCCGGCTTGGCGCAGATGCATGAACGGACACTGAAGCTGCTGCGCGAGGCTACGCGCGACGGCGAGCTGGACGTCATTTGCGACGCCTCCAGTTGCACCGAGGGTTTGCTGCACACGATCGAAAGCGAAGTCCTGGCGGTCGGGCAGAGGCCGTTGCGGGTGGTGGATGCGGTGGAGTTCACGGCGGAGAAGCTGCTGCCGCTGCTGGGCGGGGGCTGGGAGAAATTGGAGTCGATGGCACTGCACCCCACGTGCTCGTCGGTTCGCATGGGCCTGAACCCCGCCCTGGTTCAGGTGGCGGAGGCGGCGGCGGATTCCGTGCAGGTGCCGGACAACTGGGGCTGCTGCGGCTTTGCCGGGGACCGCGGCATGCTGCACCCGGAACTCACGGCCTCAGCCACGGCTGCACAGGCCGGGGATGTAGCGGCGATGGACGCAATCGTGCATGCCTCCTGCAACAGGACCTGCGAACTTGGCATGACACGGGCCACGGGGCAGGACTACCGGCATGTGCTGGAAATCCTTGCCGACGCCGTTTCCGCCCCGGTTCGCGTAACAGGAGGGTAA
- a CDS encoding peptidoglycan-binding protein: MSALAGWSLGKIFTPPPATTAQSVVNTFTVRQGSLGKAITLNAAAAWGSEASGINRAAGVVTSMEPVADPKVSGDPIYAADLAPVALVAGSTPAFREITTGTEGPDVVQLAAMLAERGYGVDPETSKVDWVFAQAIKAWQRDIGAKDTGTVANGAVIFAPGLPARIQFDPDIISVGATLAGGEKVLTVASAVPEFTIEVPNEQAQTIPVGTPVSIKNGEARWPGQVSGIRELANGSNKLLVLGSATDTPICGADCGALTAVKDALFPTEITLVPHQEGLVVPSSAIRTNASGGTSVMLASGTDQPVEVVGTSSGMSIVTGVDAGTVIQLWAPAAPKP, from the coding sequence GTGTCTGCGCTGGCGGGCTGGTCGCTGGGGAAGATCTTCACTCCGCCGCCGGCCACCACTGCGCAGAGCGTGGTGAATACGTTCACGGTGAGGCAAGGCAGCCTTGGCAAGGCCATCACGTTGAACGCGGCGGCAGCATGGGGCTCTGAAGCCTCCGGCATCAACCGCGCCGCGGGCGTCGTCACGTCCATGGAACCCGTAGCCGACCCCAAAGTCTCCGGCGATCCGATCTACGCCGCCGACCTTGCCCCGGTCGCTTTGGTCGCAGGGAGCACCCCGGCGTTCCGTGAGATCACCACGGGAACGGAAGGCCCGGACGTCGTACAACTCGCCGCGATGCTCGCCGAGCGCGGCTACGGCGTGGACCCGGAGACCAGCAAGGTGGACTGGGTGTTTGCCCAGGCCATCAAGGCGTGGCAGAGGGACATTGGCGCCAAGGACACCGGGACTGTAGCAAACGGGGCCGTGATCTTCGCTCCCGGGCTGCCGGCGAGGATTCAGTTCGATCCCGACATCATCAGCGTCGGCGCCACCCTGGCAGGCGGGGAGAAGGTGTTGACCGTGGCCTCGGCCGTGCCGGAATTCACCATCGAGGTTCCGAACGAGCAGGCGCAGACCATTCCTGTGGGAACTCCGGTCAGCATCAAGAACGGGGAAGCGAGGTGGCCGGGCCAGGTTTCCGGGATCAGGGAATTGGCCAACGGAAGCAACAAACTGCTGGTGCTCGGATCCGCCACAGATACGCCCATCTGCGGGGCGGACTGCGGGGCACTCACGGCGGTGAAGGACGCATTGTTCCCCACGGAAATCACCCTGGTCCCGCACCAGGAAGGGCTGGTGGTGCCATCCTCGGCGATCCGCACCAACGCCTCCGGCGGCACTTCGGTGATGCTGGCATCCGGCACCGACCAGCCCGTCGAAGTTGTCGGGACCTCCTCGGGCATGAGCATCGTGACAGGTGTGGACGCCGGCACCGTCATCCAGTTGTGGGCGCCGGCAGCCCCAAAACCATGA